One part of the Alistipes onderdonkii genome encodes these proteins:
- a CDS encoding pyridoxamine 5'-phosphate oxidase family protein: MAATTGKEHLPADMPESWDQEPFDKRPGGRTRMEAIRETGKAPGNAGEQTGTPRKKSGIPEKTGNPEDTAESTGAQEAKHKAGVDARIVRFLKKHHVLTLATSGEGAPYCSNAFYCYDAERNLLIFTSDMATYHAQQMARNPCVAASVVLETKVVGRVQGLQLCGKAERADEAARRAYLKRFPYAVLAELTLWAIAPDFMKFTDNTLGFGKKLIWNNR, from the coding sequence GGCAAGGAACATCTGCCGGCCGACATGCCGGAAAGCTGGGATCAGGAACCGTTCGATAAAAGGCCCGGGGGCAGGACGAGGATGGAAGCCATCCGGGAAACGGGCAAAGCACCCGGGAATGCCGGGGAACAGACAGGAACGCCCCGGAAAAAGTCCGGTATACCGGAAAAAACCGGAAATCCGGAGGATACAGCGGAAAGCACCGGGGCGCAGGAAGCCAAACATAAAGCCGGCGTCGATGCGCGAATCGTACGGTTTCTGAAAAAACACCATGTGCTGACGCTGGCGACGAGCGGCGAGGGAGCGCCCTATTGCAGCAACGCATTTTACTGCTACGATGCGGAACGCAATTTGCTGATCTTCACGTCGGACATGGCGACGTACCATGCGCAGCAGATGGCTCGCAACCCGTGTGTCGCAGCCTCGGTAGTACTCGAAACGAAGGTCGTGGGACGCGTCCAGGGGCTGCAATTGTGCGGTAAAGCCGAAAGGGCCGACGAGGCGGCGAGGCGGGCATACCTCAAACGGTTTCCCTATGCCGTACTGGCAGAACTGACCCTGTGGGCGATCGCGCCCGACTTTATGAAATTCACCGACAACACGCTCGGATTCGGAAAAAAACTGATATGGAACAACAGATAG
- a CDS encoding 2-C-methyl-D-erythritol 4-phosphate cytidylyltransferase, with translation MEQQIGVIIVAGGGGTRMGGSRPKQFMMLGGLPVLAHTINNFAGALPGAEIVVVLPAEHADFWKDFAARFDIAAHTVTTGGDERFHSVKNGLKALKRDPELIAVQDGVRPLASHGMIRRAVAAAAEHGTAIPVVEAVDSYRETDGTASRIVDRRRLRIVQTPQVFRADILRRAYEAEYRPEFTDDASVVEQAGEAVFLCEGERTNLKITTPEDMVIAEALLAGREKTEEDTDGENL, from the coding sequence ATGGAACAACAGATAGGAGTCATCATCGTAGCAGGCGGGGGCGGAACCCGCATGGGAGGTTCGCGTCCCAAGCAATTCATGATGCTGGGCGGCCTGCCCGTCCTGGCCCATACGATCAACAATTTCGCCGGGGCGCTGCCCGGGGCAGAGATCGTCGTGGTGCTGCCCGCGGAGCACGCCGATTTCTGGAAGGACTTCGCAGCACGCTTCGACATCGCGGCACACACGGTTACGACGGGAGGCGACGAACGGTTCCATTCGGTGAAAAACGGGCTGAAAGCCCTGAAGCGCGATCCGGAATTGATCGCCGTACAGGACGGCGTACGACCGCTGGCCTCGCACGGCATGATCCGCCGTGCGGTGGCCGCAGCCGCCGAACACGGCACTGCGATCCCGGTCGTCGAAGCCGTGGATTCGTACCGCGAAACGGACGGCACGGCTTCACGCATCGTCGACCGCCGCCGCCTGCGCATCGTACAGACCCCGCAGGTATTCCGCGCCGACATACTGCGCCGCGCCTACGAGGCGGAGTACCGCCCCGAATTTACGGACGACGCATCGGTCGTGGAACAGGCCGGCGAGGCCGTATTTCTGTGCGAAGGCGAGCGTACGAACCTGAAGATCACGACCCCCGAAGATATGGTCATCGCCGAGGCACTGCTGGCCGGGCGCGAAAAGACAGAGGAGGATACGGATGGAGAAAACCTATAA
- a CDS encoding PH domain-containing protein — translation MEKTYKYRFSRRAIYWTLVYLVVFVLLGWLLYHLYEGGYLSAWFTSFIVALIALMSLSIPRRIVVTDEKIEVRCLLDITEIRRDEIASVRRVDPRRMKWFFPVFGGCGFFGYYGHFLDLRRFERVKLYASEWKNFVEITDIYEDRLYVSCSDADRLVEELMPPGGNRPAEDDEEEEQAQ, via the coding sequence ATGGAGAAAACCTATAAATACCGTTTCAGCCGCCGGGCGATCTACTGGACGCTGGTCTATTTGGTGGTCTTCGTACTGCTGGGCTGGTTGTTGTACCACCTCTACGAAGGGGGCTACCTCTCGGCCTGGTTCACCTCGTTCATCGTGGCGCTCATCGCCCTGATGTCGCTATCGATCCCCCGCAGGATTGTGGTCACCGACGAGAAGATCGAGGTGCGCTGCCTGCTGGACATCACCGAAATCCGCCGCGACGAAATCGCCTCGGTACGCCGGGTCGACCCTCGGCGGATGAAATGGTTCTTCCCGGTATTCGGGGGCTGCGGGTTCTTCGGTTATTACGGACATTTCCTCGACCTCAGGCGGTTCGAACGCGTGAAACTCTACGCCTCGGAGTGGAAAAACTTCGTGGAGATCACCGATATCTACGAAGACCGCCTGTACGTCTCGTGTTCGGATGCCGACCGCCTCGTGGAGGAGCTTATGCCCCCCGGAGGCAACCGCCCGGCGGAAGACGACGAAGAGGAAGAGCAGGCGCAATAG
- the rd gene encoding rubredoxin, which yields MKKYRCTVCEWVYDPAVGDPDGGIAPGTQFEEIPEDWVCPVCGVGKDMFEEVAE from the coding sequence ATGAAAAAGTACCGTTGCACCGTTTGTGAGTGGGTATACGACCCCGCAGTGGGCGATCCCGACGGAGGCATCGCCCCCGGAACGCAGTTCGAAGAGATTCCCGAAGACTGGGTTTGCCCCGTCTGCGGCGTCGGCAAAGACATGTTCGAAGAGGTTGCGGAATAA